TATTTAATGATTATGCACGTCGTATTAATGAACTTAAAACAAAAGATAAAAACTTAGATGGTAATGATATTCGTGAAGGTTTAACAGCTGTTGTGTCTGTTCGTATTCCAGAAGAATTATTGCAATTTGAAGGACAAACGAAATCTAAATTGGGTACTTCTGAAGCTAGAAGTGCTGTTGATTCAGTTGTTGCAGACAAATTGCCATTCTATTTAGAAGAAAAAGGACAATTGTCTAAATCACTTGTGAAAAAAGCGATTAAAGCACAACAAGCAAGGGAAGCTGCACGTAAAGCTCGTGAAGATGCTCGTTCAGGTAAGAAAAACAAGCGTAAAGACACTTTGCTATCTGGTAAATTAACACCTGCACAAAGTAAAAACACTGAAAAAAATGAATTGTATTTAGTCGAAGGTGATTCTGCGGGAGGTTCAGGAAAACTTGGACGAGACCGCAAATTCCAAGCGATATTACCATTACGTGGTAAGGTAATTAATACAGAGAAAGCACGTCTAGAAGATATTTTTAAAAATGAAGAAATTAATACAATTATCCACACAATCGGGGCAGGCGTTGGTACTGACTTTAAAATTGAAGATAGTAATTATAATCGTGTAATTATTATGACTGATGCTGATACTGATGGTGCGCATATTCAAGTGCTATTGTTAACATTCTTCTTCAAATATATGAAACCGCTTGTTCAAGCAGGTCGTGTATTTATTGCTTTACCTCCACTTTATAAATTGGAAAAAGGTAAAGGCAAAACAAAGCGAGTTGAATACGCTTGGACAGACGAAGAGCTTAATAAATTGCAAAAAGAACTTGGTAAAGGCTTCACGTTACAACGTTACAAAGGTTTGGGTGAAATGAACCCTGAACAATTATGGGAAACGACGATGAACCCAGAAACACGAACTTTAATTCGTGTACAAGTTGAAGATGAAGTGCGTTCATCTAAACGTGTAACAACATTAATGGGTGACAAAGTACAACCTAGACGTGAATGGATTGAAAAGCATGTTGAGTTTGGTATGCAAGAGGACCAAAGTATTTTAGATAATTCTGAAGTACAAGTGCTTGAAAATGATCAATTTGATGAGGAGGAAATCTAGTGAGTGAAATAATTCAAGATTTATCACTTGAAGATGTTTTAGGTGATCGCTTTGGAAGATATAGTAAATATATTATTCAAGAGCGTGCATTGCCAGATGTTCGTGATGGTTTAAAACCAGTACAACGTCGTATTTTATATGCAATGTATTCAAGTGGTAATACACACGATAAAAATTTCCGTAAAAGTGCGAAAACAGTCGGTGATGTTATTGGTCAATATCATCCACATGGAGACTCCTCAGTGTACGAAGCAATGGTCCGTTTAAGTCAAGACTGGAAGTTACGACATGTCTTAATAGAAATGCATGGTAATAATGGTAGTATCGATAATGATCCGCCAGCGGCAATGCGTTACACTGAAGCTAAGTTAAGCTTACTAGCTGAAGAGTTATTACGTGATATTAATAAAGAGACAGTTTCTTTCATTCCAAACTATGATGATACGACACTCGAACCAATGGTATTGCCATCAAGATTTCCTAACTTACTAGTGAATGGTTCTACAGGTATATCTGCAGGTTACGCGACAGATATACCACCACATAATTTAGCTGAAGTGATTCAAGCAACACTTAAATATATTGATAATCCGGATATTACAGTCAATCAATTAATGAAATATATTAAAGGTCCTGATTTTCCAACTGGTGGTATTATTCAAGGTATTGATGGTATTAAAAAAGCTTATGAATCAGGTAAAGGTAGAATTATAGTTCGTTCTAAAGTTGAAGAAGAAACTTTACGCAATGGACGTAAACAGTTAATTATTACTGAAATTCCATATGAAGTGAACAAAAGTAGCTTAGTAAAACGTATCGATGAATTACGTGCTGACAAAAAAGTCGATGGTATCGTTGAAGTACGTGATGAAACTGATAGAACTGGTTTACGAATAGCAATTGAATTGAAAAAAGATGTGAACAGTGAATCAATCAAAAATTATCTTTATAAAAACTCTGATTTACAGATTTCATATAATTTCAACATGGTCGCTATTAGTGATGGTCGTCCAAAATTGATGGGTATTCGTCAAATTATAGATAGTTATTTGAATCACCAAATTGAGGTTGTTGCAAATAGAACGAAGTTTGAATTAGATAATGCAGAAAAACGTATGCATATCGTTGAAGGTTTGATTAAAGCGTTGTCAATTTTAGATAAAGTAATCGAATTGATTCGTAGCTCTAAAAACAAGCGTGACGCTAAAGAAAACCTTATCGAAGTATACGAGTTCACAGAAGAACAGGCTGAAGCAATTGTAATGTTACAGTTATATCGTTTAACAAATACTGACATAGTTGCGCTTGAAGGTGAACATAAAGAACTTGAAGCATTAATCAAACAATTACGTCATATTCTTGATAACCATGATGCATTATTGAATGTCATAAAAGAAGAATTGAATGAAATTAAAAAGAAATTCAAATCTGAACGACTGTCTTTAATTGAAGCAGAAATTGAAGAAATTAAAATTGACAAAGAAGTTATGGTGCCTAGTGAAGAAGTTATTTTAAGTATGACACGTCATGGATATATTAAACGTACTTCTATTCGTAGCTTTAATGCTAGCGGTGTTGAAGATATTGGTTTAAAAGATGGTGACAGTTTACTTAAACATCAAGAAGTAAATACGCAAGATACCGTACTAGTATTTACAAATAAAGGTCGTTATCTATTTATACCGGTTCATAAATTAGCAGATATTCGTTGGAAAGAATTGGGACAACATGTATCACAAATAGTTCCTATCGAAGAAGATGAAGTGGTTATTAATGTCTTTAATGAAAAGGACTTTAATACAGATGCATTTTATGTTTTTGCGACTCAAAATGGCATGATTAAGAAAAGTACAGTGCCTCTATTTAAAACAACGCGTTTTAATAAACCTTTAATTGCTACTAAAGTTAAAGAAAATGATGATTTGATTAGTGTTATGCGCTTTGAAAAAGATCAATTAATTACCGTCATTACTAATAAAGGTATGTCATTAACGTATAATACAAGTGAACTATCAGATACCGGATTAAGGGCAGCTGGTGTTAAATCAATAAATCTTAAAGCTGAAGATTTCGTTGTTATGACAGAAGGTGTTTCTGAAAATGATACTATATTGATGGCCACACAACGCGGCTCGTTAAAACGTATTAGTTTTAAAATCTTACAAGTTGCTAAAAGAGCACAACGTGGAATAACTTTATTAAAAGAATTAAAGAAAAATCCACATCGTATTGTAGCTGCACATGTAGTGACAGGTGAACATAGTCAATATACATTATATTCAAAATCAAATGAAGAACATGGTTTAATTAATGATATTCATAAATCTGAACAATATACAAATGGCTCATTCATTGTAGATACAGATGATTTTGGTGAAGTAATAGACATGTATATTAGCTAAAAACTATATGCAATCACGAAATTAAATGATAAAATACAGTAATGTTAAATTTTGACTAAATTCAAGGGATTTATATTAAATGCTGACCAAGTACTTATCGTTAAATTAGCGATATACTTTGACCAAACTAATATAAATCTCTTGTATTGTATAAGAAATGATGATGTATCTCTATATTTACTGAAGGTTCAATTCGGTCTAATTTTATAGAAGGTACATGATTCATGTAGAGGATGCGAGGGGTTTATTTTGAAAGATTTCGATAGTTTAATACCTGGATGGTTTAAAGAATTTGTCCATGTTGGTACCGATTTAATATGGTCTCAATATTTAATTGGTCTATTATTGACAGCTGGATTCTTCTTTACGATTAGTTCTAAATTCGTTCAATTACGAATGTTACCTGAAATGTTTAGAGCTTTAGTAGAACGTCCAGAAACTTTAGAAGATGGTAAGAAGGGTATTTCGCCATTCCAAGCATTTGCGATTAGTGCTGGTTCGAGAGTTGGTACTGGTAATATTGCTGGTGTTGCGACTGCGATTGTTTTAGGCGGTCCAGGTGCAGTATTTTGGATGTGGGTTATTGCATTTATAGGTGCAGCGAGTGCATTTATAGAAGCGACTTTGGCTCAGGTTTATAAAGTACATGATAAAGATGGTGGATTCCGTGGTGGTCCAGCTTACTATATTACTAAAGGTTTAAATCAAAAATGGCTAGGTATCGTATTTGCGATTTTAATTACAATTACATTTGCATTTGTATTTAACACAGTGCAATCTAATACAATTGCGGAGTCGTTAAATACGCAATATAATATTAGTCCAGTAATCACAGGTATTATTTTAGCAATCGTAACAGCTATTATTATATTTGGTGGTGTACGTAGTATTGCTACGTTATCTTCGTTAATTGTACCGATTATGGCTATCATTTACATTGGTATGGTTTTAGTAATATTGCTATTTAATTTAGATCAAATTGTTCCTATGATAGGTACGATTATTAAAAGTGCATTTGGTATCGAACAAGTAACTGGTGGCGCTGTAGGTGCTGCGGTTCTTCAAGGTATCAAACGTGGTTTATTCTCTAACGAAGCTGGTATGGGTTCTGCGCCGAATGCAGCGGCAACTGCTGCCGTACCACACCCTGTTAAGCAAGGTTTAATCCAATCATTAGGTGTGTTCTTTGATACAATGTTGGTTTGTACAGCAACTGCAATCATGATTTTACTATATTCAGGACTGAAATTTGGTGATAACGCACCTCAAGGTGTTGCAGTTACTCAATCAGCACTTAATGAGCATTTAGGTTCTGCTGGAGGTATTTTCTTAACAATAGCAGTTACACTGTTTGCATTTTCATCTGTTGTAGGTAATTACTATTACGGTCAATCTAATATTGAATTTTTATCAACAAACCGTGTAATATTATTTATCTTTAGATGTCTTGTTGTAGTACTTGTCTTTGTCGGTGCAGTTGTAAAAACAGAAACAGTATGGAATACGGCAGACTTATTTATGGGCTTAATGGCAATTGTAAACATTATTTCCATTATAGGACTGTCCAATGTAGCTTTTGCATTGATGAAAGATTATCAAAAGCAGAAAAAAGAAGGCAAGAACCCTGTCTTTAAACCTGAAAACTTAGAAATTAACTTATTTGGAATTAGTGCTTGGGGCGCTAACAAATATAAGAACTCTGATAAATAAATATTTTTAATGTAACGATTCATTATATAAAAATCAAATAAACCCTGAGGTTTTCAAATTAAAGCGAAAATCTCAGGGTTTTAAATTTGTACTCAATTATCATCTGTATCATTACACTAGTTAATCTAAGATTTGATTATATATTAATATAGTAAGGTTGAGATTTATTTCCTCCATTGGTGTGCAAAGACTATACCATTGATAAGACATATTGTTGGATAGATGAATATAAATTTGTTTTAGCTTTGCACAATTTAATAGTACGTTTTAGTTTGTATTGAGTATTAATTCAGATAATATATAAATAAATAGAATTATTTGTAAATATGGGAGTCAGATTTTTTTATTATAGTTATTCCACTTTGAGAGACATCGAAATTAAATTAAGATATATCATATAGGATAGGCGTGTAATAGAACACAAGTATTTAAATTATTATACTTTCAAGTTAGACATTTCCGATATATAATCTTAATAATAGAAAAATAGGTGATGATAATGGGAGAATATATTGTTACTAAAACATTGAACAACAATGTCGTAGTATGTACTAATAATGATCAAGAAGTTATTTTAATCGGTAAAGGTATTGGTTTTAACAAAAAAGAGGGAATGGCGTTAAACGACCAAACTATTACAATAGAGAAAATTTATAAATTAGAAAGTGAGCAACAAAAAGCACATTATAAAAGTTTAGTTGAAATCGCTGATGATAATGTATTACAAGTAATTATTGATTCGTTGAATTTTATTTCTAATACTGCGATGAATGTTGATTCAAAACAACTTGTAGTTTCATTAACGGATCATATTATATTTGCTTATAAACGCTTAAAACAAAATCAAGTTATTAGCAATCCATTTGTTATGGAAACTATGCAGTTATATAGTGATGCATATCATATTGCTAAACAGGTGATTGATCAGTTAAATGCAGCATTAGATGTACATTTTCCTGAAGATGAGATAGGATTTATTGCATTACATATTGCATCTAATACAGAAGATTTATCTATGCATGAGATGACCTTGATCAATAATGTTATTAAAAAAGGTATAGATATCATTGAATCAGACCTTGTGACAACTGTTGATAAGGAATCATTACAATACCAACGTTTTATAAGGCACGTACAATTTTTAATTCGCCGATTAAGAAGAAAAGAATATATACATGCACAAGATGATTTTGTGTCTATGATTAAAAATCACTATCCGATTTGCTATAACACAGCATATAAAATTTTAACTATGATACAAAAACAATTTGATGTTAATATCAGTGAGTCTGAAATTATATATTTAACATTACACATTCATCATTTTGAAGAAAGGATTAATCAATCCTAAATTAAGTGTATTACACGGGCGTTTCGTTACTGTAAAGGGTATTTGTATGGTATCATTGATGTTAGTAATTTTACATAAGTGGACTGTTTTTATACAACATCTTATGAATATTTTAAGTGGTGGTGAATCTATAATTGAATGAAAATGAAAAGAATATAAGAAAGAATTTTTTAAAATTTACCGAATCACGGTATATGAAGTTTGTTGGTGGGAATGATTTAGTCTTCTCATTAATAGCGCTAGTATTGTTGGGTATTGTTATTTTTATTTTCGAAAAAGTATCATATGTTTTTGATCCTTTTATCATCGTTTTTAAGACGATAGCAGCACCTATCATCGTCTCTTTAATTCTATTCTATCTATTTAACCCAATCGTAAATATGATGGAACGTTATAGAATACCAAGAGTTGCAGGTATTTCTATTATTTATCTAGCTGTAGTAGGTGTTATTACGTTAATTGTTAATTTATTGATACCTATTATTGGTTCGCAAGTAGATAGTTTAGTTAAAAATTCACCGCAATATCTAGAAAAATTAATTAATTCTATTGATAAAATAGCAAATAATACGTTTTTCTCTTCGTATTATAGTCAAATTAATGATTGGTTAAATTCTTTACCTAAGAAAATACCATCTATGTTAAGTGAATTTACAGATGGCTTTGGGTCTAAAATTGCAACGTTTGCAGAAACGATTGCTAATATTGGCGTTGTGATTGTCACAACACCATTTGTACTATTCTTTATGCTTAAAGATGGACATCACTTCAAAGAATTTTCAACGAATATTATGCCACCGAAATTCCGAAAAGATTTTCATGATCTACTTGAAAAAATGAGTGTTCAAGTTGGTTCATACATTCAAGGACAAATTATCGTTTCATTCTGTATCGGTATACTGTTGTTTATCGGTTATTCGGTTATCGGGTTGAAATATAGCTTAGTATTAGCTAGTATTGCGGCAGTTACAAGTGTTGTACCATATTTAGGGCCTACTATAGCGATTTCTCCAGCTATTGTAATAGCTGCTATAACATCGCCGTGGATGCTCTTAAAATTAGCAGTAGTATGGACTTTAGTACAATTTGTTGAAGGGCACTTCATTTCACCAAATATCATGGGTAAAACACTTAAGATTCATCCACTTACAATCATTTTCATTTTACTGTGTGCAGGCAAATTGCTTGGTATTGTAGGCGTTATTTTAGGTATTCCGGGATATGCTATTTTAAAAGTATTAGTTACTCATTTATTCCAATTATTTAAACGTCGATACAATCGTTTCTATGGTAATGATGTAGGTGAATATGATATTAAAGAAAGTAATAAAATAGTTGAATAAGTAATAAAAAATACCAATGACTATATGTTTGTTGGTATTTTTTATGGTGCTTATAATGTTGGGCAGTTACATTTATGATTATCAGCACATGTTTAGCTTATAAATTTTTACGAAAGTTTAGCCGTTTATAAAGCACATGCATAATGAAACGAGTATTTGCCACTTGATTAGTACTTCATTATTATGTCGAAAATAAAAATAAGTGGTATTTTTAATATATTAAGAAGCACTCATAATCGGCTGTTAATTAATAATATTTTTCATAAGTATTGATTCATCATTTTCTTTATGTTAAATATGAATCAGTATAGATAACCATATTGTTCTGTTTGAGATAGAAATATTTTCTATTTACTTCTTAATACAGATATCAATATGACAAAAGTGTTATATAAATCAAAGGTAAATGATATGCTATTTTTATGGTTTATATGATATATTTTGATTTATAACAGAAATAATTAGAATTGATGTGAAAAAATGAATCAGGAAGTTAAAAACAAAATATTTTCAATCTTAAAAATTACGTTTGCTACAGCTTTATTTATTTTTGTAGCAATCACATTGTATCGGGAGTTATCTGGTATTAACTTTAAAGATACGTTGGTTGAATTTAGTAAGATTAACCGTATGTCCTTAGTGTTACTATTTATTGGTGGTGGGGCATCGCTTGTTATTCTATCAATGTATGATGTGATTTTATCTAGAGCTTTAAAAATGGATATATCCTTAGGCAAAGTTTTAAGAGTAAGTTATATCATCAATGCATTGAATGCGATTGTAGGTTTCGGTGGCTTTATTGGTGCAGGCGTTAGAGCAATGGTTTATAAAAACTATACGCATGATAAAAAGAAATTAGTTCACTTTATATCCTTAATACTTATTTCAATGTTGACAGGTTTAAGCTTATTATCATTGCTAATTGTATTCCATGTTTTCGATGCATCTTTAATCTTAGATAAGATTACATGGGTAAGATGGGTATTATATGTAGTGTCATTTTTCTTACCATTATTCATTATTTATTCAATGGTTAGACCACCCGATAAAAACAATCGTTTTGTAGGATTGTACTGCACTTTAGTGTCGTGTGTTGAATGGTTAGCAGCTGCAGTTGTATTATATTTCTGTGGTGTAATTGTTGACGCTCATGTATCATTCATGTCCTTTATTGCAATATTTATCATTGCTGCATTATCAGGTTTAGTCAGCTTTATTCCTGGTGGTTTCGGCGCTTTCGATTTAGTTGTATTACTAGGATTTAAAACTTTAGGTGTCCCTGAGGAAAAAGTATTATTAATGCTACTTCTATATCGTTTTGCGTACTATTTTGTACCGGTAATTATTGCATTAATTTTATCATCATTTGAATTTGGTACATCAGCTAAGAAGTACATTGAGGGATCTAAATACTTTATTCCTGCTAAAGATGTTACGTCATTTTTAATGTCTTATCAAAAGGATATTATTGCTAAAATTCCATCATTATCATTAGCAATTTTAGTATTCTTTACAAGTATGATCTTTTTTGTAAATAACTTAACGATTGTTTACGATGCTTTATATGATGGAAATCACTTAACGTATTATATTCTATTGGCAATTCATACTAGTGCTTGTTTATTACTTTTACTGAATGTAGTTGGTATTTATAAGCAAAGTAGACGTGCCATTATCTTTGCTATGATTTCAATTTTATTAATCACAGTGGCGACATTCTTCACTTACGCTTCATATATTTTAATAACATGGTTAGCTATTATTTTTGTTCTGCTTATTGTAGCTTTCCGTAGAGCACGTAGGTTGAAACGCCCAGTAAGAATGAGAAATATAGTTGCAATGCTTTTATTCAGTTTATTTATTTTATATGTTAACCATATATTTATTGCTGGAACGTTATATGCATTAGATATTTATACGATTGAAATGCATACATCTGTATTGCGCTATTACTTCTGGCTTACGATTTTAATCATCGCTATCATCATAGGTATGATTGCATGGTTGTTTGATTATCAATTTAGCAAAGTACGTATTTCTTCTAAAATTGAAGATTGCGAGGAGATTATTAATCAGTACGGCGGTAATTATTTGAGTCACTTGATATATAGTGGTGACAAGCAGTTTTTCACTAATGAAAATAAAACAGCATTTTTAATGTATCGTTATAAAGCAAGTTCATTAGTGGTTCTTGGAGATCCGTTAGGTGATGAAAATGCCTTTGATGAATTGTTAGAAGCATTCTATAATTACGCTGAGTATTTAGGCTATGATGTTATATTCTATCAAGTTACAGATCAACACATGCCTTTATATCATAATTTCGGTAACCAATTTTTCAAATTAGGTGAAGAAGCAATTATTGATTTAACGCAATTTTCAACTTCAGGTAAAAAACGCCGTGGATTTAGAGCGACTTTAAATAAATTCGATGAACTTAATATTTCGTTCGAAATTATTGAACCACCGTTTTCAACTGAATTTATAAATGAACTTCAACATGTAAGTGATTTATGGCTAGATAATCGTCAGGAAATGCATTTCTCTGTTGGTGAATTTAATGAAGAATACTTATCTAAAGCGCCAATTGGTGTAATGCGAAATGAAGAAAATGAAGTAATTGCATTTTGTAGTTTAATGCCAACATACTTTAATGATGCCATTTCAGTCGATTTAATTAGATGGTTGCCAGAGTTAGATTTACCATTAATGGATGGTCTATACTTGCATATGTTACTTTGGAGTAAAGAACAAGGTTATACAAAATTTAATATGGGTATGGCAACGTTATCGAACGTTGGTCAATTGCATTATTCATATTTAAGAGAACGACTTGCAGGCCGTGTCTTTGAACATTTCAACGGTCTATATCGTTTCCAAGGATTACGTCGTTATAAATCTAAATATAATCCGAATTGGGAACCACGCTTTTTAGTTTATCGTAAAGATAATTCGCTTTGGGAATCACTTTCTAAAGTAATGCGTGTAATACGTCACAAATAATTAAAATCCAAGTGCTAAGAGGTATACAGTTATGCCTGATGCGCTTGGATTTTTTGGTTTCTATAAAGAATGATTTATAAAAAACGGTACAGATAAGAATATTTAAGTTTCCTATCTGTACCGTATTTTAATATTGAAATGAGCTAAAGTTAAGTCGCCTAACTTTTATTATCAGTCCAATCAGTTTCATCAAGTATAAATGTTATTGCTTATTTTTGTATTCTTGGCGTATTTTTTGTTCTTCTGCATAGCGCTCTGGATTTTTCTTATAAAAATCTTGGTGATAGTCTTCGGCTTTGTAAAATTGTGACGCTGGTAATATTTTTGTTGCAATTGCCTTATCAGCATTAATCGTATTTTTAAGCTGCTCGATATAAGTCTCAGCGAGTTCTTTTTGATGATCATTAGTGTAGAAAATAGCTGTTTGATATTGAGGACCACGGTCTTGATATTGACCACCTGTATCTAATGGGTCAATGACTGAGAAAAATATTTCTAATAACTTATTGTATGAGAATAATGCAACATCATATTGAATTTCAACAGTTTCTAAATGACCACTCGTACCTGATTTTACTTGTTCGTAAGTAGGATTTTCAATATGTCCGCCCATATATCCAGAAGTTACTTTTTCTATGCCGTCAAAGGTGTCAAATGGTTTCGTCATACACCAAAAGCAACCTCCGGCAAAATAAGCTGTATTAATATTCATTTTTGACATCCTTTCATTAGACCTTAGTACGATTTATTAAGAAATCACTTGCTTTTTGAATTGTTTTTATATAACGTTAATATGTGATTATTATAGTACACAAAAATCTATTTTTGAAGATATAAGGTAGGTAAATATGGATAAAGAAACTAATGACAACGAATATAGACGTCAAAGTGAACATCGCACTTCGGCGCCTAAGCGAAAAAAGAAGAAGAAAATTAGGAAATTACCTATCATTCTTCTGATTGTTGTAATTTTACTTATCGCATTAGTTGTATATATTGTACATAGTTACAATAGCGGTGTAGAATATGCCAAGAAACATGCGAAAGATGTTAAAGTACATCAATTTAATGGACCAGTAAAAAATGATGGTAAAATTTCTATTCTTGTACTC
The genomic region above belongs to Staphylococcus aureus and contains:
- a CDS encoding sodium:alanine symporter family protein, with translation MKDFDSLIPGWFKEFVHVGTDLIWSQYLIGLLLTAGFFFTISSKFVQLRMLPEMFRALVERPETLEDGKKGISPFQAFAISAGSRVGTGNIAGVATAIVLGGPGAVFWMWVIAFIGAASAFIEATLAQVYKVHDKDGGFRGGPAYYITKGLNQKWLGIVFAILITITFAFVFNTVQSNTIAESLNTQYNISPVITGIILAIVTAIIIFGGVRSIATLSSLIVPIMAIIYIGMVLVILLFNLDQIVPMIGTIIKSAFGIEQVTGGAVGAAVLQGIKRGLFSNEAGMGSAPNAAATAAVPHPVKQGLIQSLGVFFDTMLVCTATAIMILLYSGLKFGDNAPQGVAVTQSALNEHLGSAGGIFLTIAVTLFAFSSVVGNYYYGQSNIEFLSTNRVILFIFRCLVVVLVFVGAVVKTETVWNTADLFMGLMAIVNIISIIGLSNVAFALMKDYQKQKKEGKNPVFKPENLEINLFGISAWGANKYKNSDK
- the mprF gene encoding bifunctional lysylphosphatidylglycerol flippase/synthetase MprF, with translation MNQEVKNKIFSILKITFATALFIFVAITLYRELSGINFKDTLVEFSKINRMSLVLLFIGGGASLVILSMYDVILSRALKMDISLGKVLRVSYIINALNAIVGFGGFIGAGVRAMVYKNYTHDKKKLVHFISLILISMLTGLSLLSLLIVFHVFDASLILDKITWVRWVLYVVSFFLPLFIIYSMVRPPDKNNRFVGLYCTLVSCVEWLAAAVVLYFCGVIVDAHVSFMSFIAIFIIAALSGLVSFIPGGFGAFDLVVLLGFKTLGVPEEKVLLMLLLYRFAYYFVPVIIALILSSFEFGTSAKKYIEGSKYFIPAKDVTSFLMSYQKDIIAKIPSLSLAILVFFTSMIFFVNNLTIVYDALYDGNHLTYYILLAIHTSACLLLLLNVVGIYKQSRRAIIFAMISILLITVATFFTYASYILITWLAIIFVLLIVAFRRARRLKRPVRMRNIVAMLLFSLFILYVNHIFIAGTLYALDIYTIEMHTSVLRYYFWLTILIIAIIIGMIAWLFDYQFSKVRISSKIEDCEEIINQYGGNYLSHLIYSGDKQFFTNENKTAFLMYRYKASSLVVLGDPLGDENAFDELLEAFYNYAEYLGYDVIFYQVTDQHMPLYHNFGNQFFKLGEEAIIDLTQFSTSGKKRRGFRATLNKFDELNISFEIIEPPFSTEFINELQHVSDLWLDNRQEMHFSVGEFNEEYLSKAPIGVMRNEENEVIAFCSLMPTYFNDAISVDLIRWLPELDLPLMDGLYLHMLLWSKEQGYTKFNMGMATLSNVGQLHYSYLRERLAGRVFEHFNGLYRFQGLRRYKSKYNPNWEPRFLVYRKDNSLWESLSKVMRVIRHK
- the glcT gene encoding glucose PTS transporter transcription antiterminator GlcT; the protein is MGEYIVTKTLNNNVVVCTNNDQEVILIGKGIGFNKKEGMALNDQTITIEKIYKLESEQQKAHYKSLVEIADDNVLQVIIDSLNFISNTAMNVDSKQLVVSLTDHIIFAYKRLKQNQVISNPFVMETMQLYSDAYHIAKQVIDQLNAALDVHFPEDEIGFIALHIASNTEDLSMHEMTLINNVIKKGIDIIESDLVTTVDKESLQYQRFIRHVQFLIRRLRRKEYIHAQDDFVSMIKNHYPICYNTAYKILTMIQKQFDVNISESEIIYLTLHIHHFEERINQS
- the cozEb gene encoding cell elongation protein CozEb yields the protein MNENEKNIRKNFLKFTESRYMKFVGGNDLVFSLIALVLLGIVIFIFEKVSYVFDPFIIVFKTIAAPIIVSLILFYLFNPIVNMMERYRIPRVAGISIIYLAVVGVITLIVNLLIPIIGSQVDSLVKNSPQYLEKLINSIDKIANNTFFSSYYSQINDWLNSLPKKIPSMLSEFTDGFGSKIATFAETIANIGVVIVTTPFVLFFMLKDGHHFKEFSTNIMPPKFRKDFHDLLEKMSVQVGSYIQGQIIVSFCIGILLFIGYSVIGLKYSLVLASIAAVTSVVPYLGPTIAISPAIVIAAITSPWMLLKLAVVWTLVQFVEGHFISPNIMGKTLKIHPLTIIFILLCAGKLLGIVGVILGIPGYAILKVLVTHLFQLFKRRYNRFYGNDVGEYDIKESNKIVE
- the parE gene encoding DNA topoisomerase IV subunit B, with the protein product MNKQNNYSDDSIQVLEGLEAVRKRPGMYIGSTDKRGLHHLVYEIVDNSVDEVLNGYGNEIDVTINKDGSISIEDNGRGMPTGIHKSGKPTVEVIFTVLHAGGKFGQGGYKTSGGLHGVGASVVNALSEWLEVEIHRDGNIYHQSFKNGGSPSSGLVKKGKTKKTGTKVTFKPDDTIFKASTSFNFDVLSERLQESAFLLKNLKITLNDLRSGKERQEHYHYEEGIKEFVSYVNEGKEVLHDVATFSGEANGIEVDVAFQYNDQYSESILSFVNNVRTKDGGTHEVGFKTAMTRVFNDYARRINELKTKDKNLDGNDIREGLTAVVSVRIPEELLQFEGQTKSKLGTSEARSAVDSVVADKLPFYLEEKGQLSKSLVKKAIKAQQAREAARKAREDARSGKKNKRKDTLLSGKLTPAQSKNTEKNELYLVEGDSAGGSGKLGRDRKFQAILPLRGKVINTEKARLEDIFKNEEINTIIHTIGAGVGTDFKIEDSNYNRVIIMTDADTDGAHIQVLLLTFFFKYMKPLVQAGRVFIALPPLYKLEKGKGKTKRVEYAWTDEELNKLQKELGKGFTLQRYKGLGEMNPEQLWETTMNPETRTLIRVQVEDEVRSSKRVTTLMGDKVQPRREWIEKHVEFGMQEDQSILDNSEVQVLENDQFDEEEI
- the parC gene encoding DNA topoisomerase IV subunit A; translated protein: MSEIIQDLSLEDVLGDRFGRYSKYIIQERALPDVRDGLKPVQRRILYAMYSSGNTHDKNFRKSAKTVGDVIGQYHPHGDSSVYEAMVRLSQDWKLRHVLIEMHGNNGSIDNDPPAAMRYTEAKLSLLAEELLRDINKETVSFIPNYDDTTLEPMVLPSRFPNLLVNGSTGISAGYATDIPPHNLAEVIQATLKYIDNPDITVNQLMKYIKGPDFPTGGIIQGIDGIKKAYESGKGRIIVRSKVEEETLRNGRKQLIITEIPYEVNKSSLVKRIDELRADKKVDGIVEVRDETDRTGLRIAIELKKDVNSESIKNYLYKNSDLQISYNFNMVAISDGRPKLMGIRQIIDSYLNHQIEVVANRTKFELDNAEKRMHIVEGLIKALSILDKVIELIRSSKNKRDAKENLIEVYEFTEEQAEAIVMLQLYRLTNTDIVALEGEHKELEALIKQLRHILDNHDALLNVIKEELNEIKKKFKSERLSLIEAEIEEIKIDKEVMVPSEEVILSMTRHGYIKRTSIRSFNASGVEDIGLKDGDSLLKHQEVNTQDTVLVFTNKGRYLFIPVHKLADIRWKELGQHVSQIVPIEEDEVVINVFNEKDFNTDAFYVFATQNGMIKKSTVPLFKTTRFNKPLIATKVKENDDLISVMRFEKDQLITVITNKGMSLTYNTSELSDTGLRAAGVKSINLKAEDFVVMTEGVSENDTILMATQRGSLKRISFKILQVAKRAQRGITLLKELKKNPHRIVAAHVVTGEHSQYTLYSKSNEEHGLINDIHKSEQYTNGSFIVDTDDFGEVIDMYIS